In Terriglobia bacterium, the following proteins share a genomic window:
- a CDS encoding competence/damage-inducible protein A — MTAEIIAIGSELLTPFFQDTNSLYLTEKLNELGVDVAFKTVVGDHRDHLTAAARIALGRAEILIFMGGLGPTEDDLTRECVAAALGRAVHRDPELITQLYTRFAGLRRKMPENNERQADVVDGAEVLPNALGTAPGQWIEHEHEGARRYILLLPGPPHEIKPMFDEQCVPRLRKRLPRRFIATRVLKIAMMGESDCDKRVAPIYTRFLDVRTTILAGAGDIQLRLSARGESLEAAQARVDELAGLLEDELEDYVYSTQGESLEQIVGYYLQMRGANLAVAESCTGGMLGERITKVSGSSRYFLGGAIVYDNEMKTLFANVPPMLIAQYGAVSKEVASALAEGIRDECRATVGVGITGVAGPTGGTEEKPVGLVYIAVADGKRTEVVERRVPGDRDRIRWWATQQALDMVRRMLM; from the coding sequence GTGACCGCCGAGATCATTGCCATCGGCTCCGAGTTGCTTACGCCGTTCTTCCAGGACACCAATTCCCTTTACCTCACCGAGAAACTCAATGAACTCGGCGTGGATGTGGCGTTCAAGACGGTGGTCGGCGACCATCGCGATCACCTCACTGCGGCGGCACGGATCGCGCTGGGACGCGCCGAGATCCTGATCTTCATGGGCGGGCTGGGCCCGACCGAGGATGACCTGACGCGCGAGTGCGTCGCTGCCGCCTTGGGGCGCGCGGTCCATCGCGATCCTGAACTCATCACCCAGCTCTACACGCGGTTTGCCGGGCTCCGCCGCAAGATGCCGGAAAATAACGAACGCCAGGCGGACGTGGTGGACGGCGCGGAGGTGTTGCCCAACGCGCTCGGCACCGCGCCCGGGCAGTGGATCGAGCACGAGCACGAGGGAGCGAGGCGGTACATCCTGCTGTTGCCCGGGCCGCCGCACGAGATCAAGCCGATGTTCGACGAGCAGTGTGTCCCGCGGTTGCGCAAGCGCCTGCCGCGGCGATTTATTGCCACGCGGGTTCTGAAGATCGCGATGATGGGAGAATCGGACTGCGACAAGCGCGTCGCGCCCATCTACACGCGCTTCCTCGACGTGCGCACCACCATCCTGGCGGGTGCGGGCGACATCCAACTTCGGCTGTCGGCGCGCGGCGAATCGTTGGAAGCGGCGCAGGCGCGCGTGGACGAACTTGCGGGACTGCTGGAAGACGAGTTGGAGGACTACGTTTACTCCACGCAGGGCGAGTCGCTGGAGCAGATCGTCGGCTACTACCTGCAAATGCGCGGCGCCAATCTTGCGGTGGCGGAGTCCTGCACCGGCGGCATGCTGGGCGAGCGGATCACGAAGGTCAGCGGCAGCTCGCGATACTTTCTCGGCGGCGCCATTGTCTACGACAACGAGATGAAGACCCTGTTCGCCAACGTCCCTCCGATGCTGATCGCCCAGTACGGGGCGGTCAGCAAGGAAGTCGCGTCAGCGCTGGCGGAAGGAATTCGCGACGAATGCCGCGCCACGGTAGGCGTGGGCATCACCGGCGTCGCTGGGCCAACCGGCGGGACGGAAGAGAAGCCCGTGGGATTGGTGTATATCGCCGTCGCCGACGGAAAGCGCACTGAGGTGGTGGAGCGCAGGGTCCCCGGCGACCGCGACCGCATCCGCTGGTGGGCAACACAGCAGGCCCTCGACATGGTGCGGCGGATGCTGATGTGA